Proteins from a genomic interval of Drosophila melanogaster chromosome 2R:
- the CG30122 gene encoding uncharacterized protein, isoform C produces the protein MDVAKLEKMKVVDLRNELQSRGLDTKGVKAVLVERLRAYVEGGAGDGENAPVTPSRRQRRTRSMSRSPSPVQAAPVAAEPVLDTLEEEEQPEDKTVPQPEPESEQPAAEPEPEQSEPEEAEPAAAVTEDTTVNQAVNEESQPEPEEFDEKSETDDKQETIEEAVPAVVPQNEVADEPMEEDHDAAPEEQEPTQTEEPVEEKPAESTVAEHQSNGDSQKMDVDEEDSAAPKTAEETEPAAKPEDQPPERRKRSHSRSKSRSRSGSRSSKHRGSVGDKRESKAAAEERTVPEDEPTIEENKVGLSWLDSDLHLRIDPTTFASAKPLTSEIYSLIWSGARANYGVREGKVCFEVRLSEESVPENSHYFRDEPHVRGFRVGFSMPKSSLLLGEAEHSFGYCETGRKATQSEFTDYGKPYQLDDVIGCYLDLESEPCTINYTLNGEDLGVAFEFEKSILGEEGALFPHIVTKGYEYLVNFSDTEQLLVNAERPTRKRRKPRKDEDKDKDDDKDDNDGEKWKVLDEATADDDEVEKKDEDGKASSEKDEEEAEDPEKAKEDEAAPKTETEAETKVEAPAEAAKPESEATEASETAETSTEKSSETAAVSNGDAAAEQANDEKASEDKKPSENNDEEDEDGPSPNKRPKTDGDSEKAESEKEKDRSQTTEDEYEDVVPEPRDTAALLEGYVLIGLVPVEKLVSGPQRVGSRKECEVILLVGLPGAGKTHWAHKHVAENADKRYELIGPDAFISKMTIDGASRKTVHKGRWDKVYEICLNSLAALEDIAMKRRRNFILDQTNVYASAQRRKMKGFNDFKRIAVVCIPSEDELKRRIAEKEEKGNAFTVKESTINNLRANFTLPSLEFGWFDDINYTELTGDEAKSEVKKYNEKGKKAIDAERSRDKRSRGSRDNYRRDDRNRNRYNDDRRRDYGGQRHESRWSDSRRGGGGGGYSSNSGGGGSRGYDNRRNYNSGSGGQQNWVQNSRRSGYDDRGYGGGGSGSRGYDNRNRGYAGGSGGGGGGGGGGGGGGGQQNWMQNNRRSGYDDRGYGSSRDYRDRDRGNDRSRMGSNDRNRGSSQSSYRSGGGTHQQRDFRPGHRDTKEDSRGGYERSAGQSLPKYGNNTAVGGGYDQYKQQGGAPGGGKASLSGKWSTYSQHHQQQQAPQHQQTGIWQTQQQSQQYQQPQQAAAGQQQYWAYNQMQTGYGNQQAWQSADPQQQQQWMSWWQQQQQGSGGAAAGNASGGSGVNVGGGAGNNDGGAANHYWSQYSYSTQSNAGADKK, from the exons ATGGATGTGGCGAAGCTGGAGAAGATGAAGGTGGTGGACCTGCGCAACGAGCTCCAGTCGCGCGGCCTGGACACCAAAGGAGTCAAAGCGGTGCTCGTCGAGCGCCTGAGGGCATAtgtggaaggaggagccggCGACGGTG AAAATGCGCCGGTCACACCAAGCCGCCGTCAGCGTCGCACGCGCTCTATGTCCCGCTCTCCATCGCCGGTGCAAGCTGCTCCCGTGGCCGCAGAACCAGTGCTCGATACTCTCGAAGAGGAGGAGCAGCCGGAGGATAAGACAGTGCCACAGCCAGAACCAGAAAGTGAACAGCCAGCAGCCGAGCCGGAACCAGAACAAAGTGAGCCGGAGGAAGCTGAGCCAGCTGCAGCAGTGACAGAGGACACAACCGTCAACCAAGCGGTCAATGAGGAGTCGCAGCCTGAGCCCGAAGAGTTTGATGAAAAGTCGGAGACAGACGACAAGCAGGAGACAATCGAAGAGGCAGTACCCGCCGTCGTACCACAGAATGAAGTGGCTGATGAACCCATGGAAGAGGATCATGATGCTGCCCCTGAGGAGCAGGAACCTACACAAACTGAGGAGCCTGTAGAGGAGAAACCAGCCGAGAGCACTGTGGCCGAGCATCAGTCAAATGGCGACAGCCAGAAAATGGACGTTGATGAGGAGGATTCGGCCGCCCCGAAAACGGCGGAGGAGACCGAGCCAGCAGCTAAGCCTGAGGATCAGCCCCCGGAACGCCGCAAGCGATCACACAGTCGGTCCAAATCCCGATCGCGCAGTGGCTCCCGCTCGTCCAAACATCGCGGCAGCGTAGGTGACAAGCGTGAGTCAAAGGCAGCGGCCGAGGAACGCACAGTTCCTGAGGACGAGCCAACCATCGAGGAGAACAAAGTCGGATTGAGCTGGC TGGACTCTGACTTGCATTTACGCATCGACCCAACCACGTTTGCATCGGCCAAACCCCTGACATCGGAAATTTACTCGCTTATTTGGTCCGGAGCCCGCGCAAACTACGGAGTGCGCGAAGGCAAAGTGTGCTTTGAGGTGCGCCTTTCCGAGGAGTCGGTGCCGGAGAACTCGCACTACTTCCGCGATGAGCCGCATGTGCGAGGATTCCGCGTGGGATTTTCAATGCCCAAGAGCTCCTTGTTGCTAGGCGAGGCCGAGCATTCATTTGGCTATTGCGAGACCGGGCGTAAGGCTACTCAGAGCGAGTTTACCGATTACGGCAAGCCTTACCAGCTGGATGACGTTATCGGCTGCTATTTAGATCTGGAAAGTGAGCCGTGCACAATTAACTACACTCTGAACGGCGAGGATCTTGGAGTTGCGTTCGAGTTTGAGAAGAGCATACTGGGCGAGGAGGGAGCCCTGTTTCCGCACATCGTTACCAAGGGCTACGAATACTTAGTGAATTTCTCTGACACCGAGCAGCTGTTGGTGAATGCCGAGAGGCCCACGCGCAAGCGCCGCAAGCCACGTAAAGACGAAGACAAGGATAAGGACGACGATAAGGATGACAACGATGGCGAGAAGTGGAAGGTCTTGGACGAAGCCACGGCGGATGATGATGAGGTGGAGAAAAAGGATGAAGATGGCAAGGCTTCTTCGGAGAAAGATGAAGAGGAAGCCGAAGATCCTGAAAAAGCCAAAGAGGATGAGGCGGCGCCAAAAACGGAAACAGAAGCCGAAACTAAAGTCGAGGCTCCTGCTGAAGCTGCTAAGCCCGAATCAGAAGCTACCGAGGCTTCGGAAACTG CTGAAACTTCTACCGAAAAGTCGTCAGAAACTGCAGCTGTGTCAAAtggtgatgctgctgcagAACAGGCAAACGATGAAAAGGCATCTGAGGATAAGAAACCCTCCGAAAACAATGATGAAGAAGATGAGGATGGCCCCTCGCCGAACAAGCGACCCAAAACCGATGGAGATTCGGAAAAGGCTGAAtccgaaaaggaaaaggacAGGTCGCAGACGACCGAAGATGAGTACGAGGATGTCGTGCCCGAGCCAAGGGATACAGCTGCCCTGCTGGAAGGCTATGTATTGATCGGCTTAGTACCTGTCGAAAAGCTGGTTTCCGGTCCACAACGCGTCGGATCTCGCAAGGAGTGCGAAGTCATTTTACTGGTTGGCTTGCCAGGAGCCGGAAAGACCCATTGGGCCCATAAGCATGTGGCCGAGAATGCTGACAAGCGTTACGAGTTGATTGGACCCGACGCATTCATTTCAAAGATGACA ATCGATGGCGCCTCTCGCAAGACTGTGCACAAAGGTCGATGGGACAAGGTGTACGAGATATGCTTAAATAGCTTGGCGGCTCTGGAAGATATTGCCATGAAGCGGCGTCGAAATTTCATACTTGATCAG ACCAATGTGTATGCCTCGGCCCAGCGACGTAAAATGAAGGGTTTTAACGACTTCAAGCGAATTGCGGTCGTTTGCATACCCAGCGAAGATGAATTGAAACGTCGCATCgccgaaaaagaggaaaagggAAATGCTTTTACAGTTAAAGAATCAACAATTAATAATTTACGAG CCAACTTCACACTTCCCTCGCTGGAGTTTGGCTGGTTCGATGATATAAACTACACGGAGCTGACTGGTGACGAGGCCAAGAGCGAGGTCAAGAAGTACAACGAGAAGGGCAAAAAGGCCATTGACGCGGAGAGGTCGCGTGACAAGAGATCCCGAGGAAGTCGCGACAACTATCGTCGTGATGACCGGAACCGGAATCGATACAATGATGACCGACGTCGTGATTATGGCGGCCAGCGGCACGAAAGTCGTTGGAGCGACTCCCGCAGGggaggcggcggtggcggttACTCCAGCAATAGTGGTGGAGGCGGCAGTCGTGGCTACGACAATCGCCGCAACTACAACAGCGGTAGCGGTGGCCAGCAAAATTGGGTGCAGAACAGCCGCAGAAGCGGGTACGATGATCGCGGCTATGGTGGCGGTGGAAGCGGCAGTCGTGGATACGACAATCGCAACCGTGGATACGCAGGCGGcagcggtggtggtggcggcggcggcggtggtggtggtggtggtggtggtcagCAAAACTGGATGCAGAACAACCGCAGAAGTGGGTATGACGACCGCGGCTACGGCAGCTCGCGGGACTATCGCGATCGAGACCGTGGCAACGACCGCAGTCGAATGGGCAGTAACGACCGGAACCGGGGCAGCAGCCAGAGTAGCTATCGCTCGGGAGGTGGTACTCATCAACAACGGGATTTTCGGCCTGGCCACCGCGACACCAAAGAAGATAGTCGCGGTGGCTATGAGCGGTCAGCTGGTCAATCGCTACCCAAGTATGGCAATAACACCGCTGTAGGCGGTGGCTACGATCAGTACAAGCAACAAGGTGGAGCACCTGGCGGAGGCAAG GCCTCCCTTAGCGGCAAGTGGAGTACGTACAGTCAACaccatcagcaacagcaggcgcCGCAGCATCAACAAACGGGCATCTGGCAGACTCAGCAGCAGTCACAACAATACCAACAACCTCAGCAAGCAGCGGCGGGCCAGCAACAATACTGGGCCTATAACCAAATGCAGA CAGGTTATGGCAACCAACAGGCCTGGCAGAGTGCCgatccgcagcagcaacaacagtggATGTCCTGGTGGCAG cagcagcagcagggctCTGGCGGAGCAGCGGCTGGGAATGCCAGTGGCGGATCAGGCGTAAATGTCGGCGGCGGCGCTGGCAATAATGATGGCGGTGCCGCCAATCATTACTGGTCTCAATATTCGTACTCCACGCAGTCCAATGCGGGTGCCGACAAGAAGTAG